The Candidatus Methylomirabilota bacterium DNA segment CCCGATGATGCCGGGGATAAGGCCGCACACGATCGGCAGCACCCGCTTCCAGATCTTTCGGATGCTCTTCCAGTTGACGAGCAACACATAGCTATTCAGCGCGACCTCCAGCAATACCAGGGCGGGGTTCAAGATCCTGTTGGCATAAAAGATCAGTGCGACGGGGACGGTCAACGATGAAAATCCGTACCCCAAAGCCCCGTTGACAGCGGCCGCAAAGACCGTGATGCCGATGAGCGTAATCTGCCCGATATCAAGGTTCATCATGCCCTCGGCGTCTGCTCATTGTGCGACCATCTCTCACTTTCGAACGTCACCCACCACGTCCGGTCCCCTACGCCGTCCTCAACGAGGCGTCAGCGCTCTATTGCACAAGTCAGCGATACAACTATGAGCCGTCACCCCGGCGAAAGCCGGGGTCCAGAAACTTATGAACACTGGATTCCTGCTTCCGCAGGAATGACGACAGGGTTGTTAGAGTAAGACGAGTACTCACGCAATGAGACACTAGTCGATTGCACCGACAGTCGATGCTTCTTCTCTGAACTGTTTCTCGGTACTGTCCCAACTGAAGATCCTGGAATAGGCGACCTTGCCGTTTTTTACCGACACCACGAGATAGCGTAGATGCGGCCATACCGGTTCGTCGCCGAACAGCGCCAGCTCTCGATCGGTCTCGGAGAAGTAGGCTTCGTGATCCGGGTGCGAATGATAGAGCAGAACAAACTCCACACCCTTCGCATCAGCGTCGCTCTGAATCCGCAGCAGATCCTTCGGATCCATGATGTAGGCAGTCTTCGCGTCTCTCGGATTCCGAATCGGGTCATCCAGGTGAAACTGATTTGCAAGATTGCCGCATCGACGTACCGCATGCGTATCCTGATCGTCCGGCTTTCCGATGACGATCCCGCAGGCCTCCTCGGGATACGCCTCTTCAGCGTGTGCAAATATTTCCTTCAGCTCTCGTTCTGTCAGGACCATGTATTCGACGCCGCTCCCCGCAGGCCTACCACCAGAGGTGGCTGTACATGTTCTCGCCAAACTCCGGAAACTCCTTATGCCACACGCCCAGGCTGATATACTTCCATCCGGTATCGCAGAGGATCACGACGATGTTGCCCTTCTCCATCCGGTGCGCCGTCCTGATCGCTACATGAACCACTGCGCCCGATGAGACCCCCGCGAAGATCCCTTCCTTGTTGGTCAGATCCTTGGTCGCCGCAAACGCGCAGCGGGAATCGACCATGATCTTGCTGTCCAGGAGACTGGTATCGAGAATCGGAGGAATGAACCCCTCGTCCAGGCTCCGAAGCCCCTGGACCAGATCGCCCGGGTGCGGCTCTACGGCAATGACCTTGGTCTTAGGATTATGTTCCTTCAGCCGTCGACCGACGCCCATCAGCGTGCCGCCGGTGCCGAGTCCGGCCACAAAGACATCGACGTCCGGAAGGACGTTCAAGATCTCCGTACCGGTCGTTTCATAGTGGGCCATCGGGTTGGCCGGATTGCCGTACTGAAACGGCATATAGAGGGTCGGGTCCTGCGCCACCAGTTTCTGAGCCAACTCGATGGCGCCGTTACTCCCTTTCGTCCCATCCGAGTAGATCAACTCGGCGCCAAAAATCTCCAGAAGCTGGCGTCGCTCCGGGGTCGCGTTTTCCGGGATGACGACCTTGACCTTATACCCCTTCCGTTTCCCGATCATGGCCAAGGCGATACCGGTATTGCCGCTCGTCGGCTCCAGGATCGTCTTGTCCTTCGTCAATTCGCCGCTCCGCTCGGCCTGTTCAAGCATGTACTTGACGATTCGATCCTTCAGGCTGCCGGTCGGGTTGGTTCCCTCCAGCTTGGCGAAGATCCGGATTCCCTTCTTGGGGCTCATTCGCGGCAGCTCTACCAGCGGTGTGTTCCCGATTGCGTCAAGAATATCGTCTGATTTCATTCATATCCTCATTTGTCGGCTGGCTCGTTTCCGGCCTGCCCTTACGTGGGGTCAGGCCTTTTGTACCGTAATCGCCCAGTCGGTATCGTTCAGTTGCGTCACGTCAAGAACGACGTGTCCCTCACTACGCAGGCTCCGGGGAACGTTCGCCGCCGAGCCGGGGTTATCTACAATCACCCTCAGCATCCGGCCGCTGTCCAGCTCCTCTAACGCCAATTTGGCCTTGACAAACGTGTAGGGGCACACCTCGCCCTTCAGATCAAGGGACTCCACCACCTGCTCAGGCGCCCCACTCATCATCCCCTCCTCCACCCCTCCACATCAGACCTTCTCCAGGACGATTTCCCACTGGGTTCCGCCGACCTCGGAGATGGCCACAACCGAGTGCCCTTCCTCCTTCGCCCACCGTGGGATATCCTCGACCGATTTCGCGTAATCGACCATTACCACCAACTGGTCGCCGGTCGTAAGCGTTCCCATCTTCTGCTTGGTCAGCATCAACGGATACGGGCAGATCTCTCCGGTCACGTCAAGGGAGTACTTTGTCATCGCGCCTCCACACCCTCCCTCTTACCATCAACATCACACCCGGGGACACTACGCCCGCTGGGCGCCGCGTACACCACGCTCAAACGCCACACTACCGAATAAGAGATAGACGCCGGCCCACACGCCCACTATCACGCTGAAGGTCGCGGTCAGACTGCTCAGCGCAAACAGCGGCACGCCGGTCAGTCCGTGGCCGATGTTACAGCCGCCCGCGATGGCCGCCCCCACCCCCATCAGCAGCCCACCGCCGAGCGCCTGGAGCAGGCGCTGCGCACCCGGGGCGCGCCAGGCGAACTCGCCGTGCGACCGCGAGGCTGCGTACGCCCCCGCGATCAGTCCCAGCCACATGAAACTACCCCAGGTCAGGCGATCGGTCTCGCCCGTAAACAGGTATCCCGAAATAGTTCGGATCGGTTCGGTTACCGACAACCCGTACTCCCGTCCGGTCAGGGCGGACATCGGCCAGGCCGCTGTCGCAATCAGACCGATGGTGATGCCGCTTCTCACCCAACTCCATCCTCGCTGATACCCGCCGGACGGGCTTCTCAGCAGCCACCATCCGCCGAGCATCACACAGACCACAACCAGGACCCAGGGATTAACGCCCAACAGCCGATCCAAGGTTGCCGGCTGTCCGTCAATCTCGATCACCCGGCTCCGAAACGCGGCCTGCACCGGCTCCAACACGCCGTCATTCGTCATGGTCATCCCGAACACAAACCCGATTAATGCGATGATCGAGCCCACCATCCCCTCACCCGACCGATAGGTGCTTCCGCTGGCGCAGCCGCCCGACAAGGCCATGCCGAGACCGAAGACGAATCCGCCGAACAGCGTCGCCATCCAGAAAAAGGGCGCCATACCCAGCCCAAACAGGCCCAGCGTCGCCATGACTCGCACCCCGACCATCTGAATCAAGAGCGCCAGCAGGTAGGCCCGCAACAGCGTCAGATCCCGCGACAACAGGATATCGCGAAACGTCGAGTTCATGCAGAACCGACCGCGCTGCAGGGCGTAGCCGAAGGCAACGCCCACAGGCAGACCCAGACCGATCATGGGGATCATGGTTGCGCCTCACATCCTCAGTGGCCACCGCCAGGCACTCCGCAGAACTCGTGGTAATCGATCAGATCGGTAATGGTCGGACGGTCGCCGCAGACCGGGCAGTCGGCATCGCGTCGCACCTTGACCTGCCTGAACTCCATTCCCAACGAGTCGAAAAAGAGGAGCCGCCCGGCCAACGAATCGCCGATCCCAAGCAGCAGCTTGATCGCCTCGATCGCCTGTAGACTGCCGACGATACCGCACAGCACCCCGAGTACCCCGGCCTCCTGACAGCTCGGCACGAGCCCCGGTGGCGGGGGCGCCGGGTACAGACACCGATAACACCCCTGACCGGGGAGAAAGACCGTCACCTGCCCTTCGAACTTAAAGATGCTTCCATCCACAAGCGGTTTCTTCAGCAGGACGCAGGCATCGTTGACCAGGTATCGGGTCGGAAAGTTGTCGCAGCCGTTCACGACTACGTCATACTGGCTGATGACCTCCTTCGCGTTCTCCGAGGAGAGCAAGGCCTGAATCGGCTCCACCTTCACGTCGGGATTGATCTGACCGATCGTCTCGACCGCCGAGACCACCTTTGGCCGCCCCACATCATCCACGTGGTGCAGGATCTGTCGCTGCAGATTGCTCAGATCGACCACATCGGCATCGATGATGCCGAGGCGCCCGACACCGGCCGCGGCCAGGTAGAGCGCCGCAGGAGAGCCCAGACCGCCGGCCCCCACGAGCAGCGCGGAACTGTTCAGCAGCTTGCGCTGTCCCCTCCCGCCCACCTCAGGAAGGATGATATGGCGGCTGTAGCGGCGGATCTGCTCCTCGTTAAACGGTCCTGCTCCCCCTGCCATGGCCGGGATCAACGCGACCTCATCGCCATCCTTGAGCGCAGTCCGCTTCCCGCCCAACTCCTCGACCGCTACGTTGTTGACATAGACGTTAAGATGACGATGCAGCTCGCCCATCTGATCGAACACCAGCGGGTGGAGCCCAGGAAAACGCCGCTCCAGATCCTCCAGCAGTTCCACGAGATCGTCCCCTCGTCCTTCGACACGGGGCTGATTCCGGGTCAGTCCCCGATAGGGGGTCGGGATATACACGCGGATCGCCGCATTGCGATTGCTCTCCGCCGATGTATGGGCTTGAGAGACCTTCATGTCAGGCCAGCCATTCATACGTATGCTCCCTATAGGTCACAGTGAAACCGACAGATATCGCTCTCCCGTATCTGGGAGGAGCGTCACTACGGCCTTTTTTGCGTCCAGCCGTTCGGCCACGATGGCTGCGGCGAAGACGTTGGCGCCCGCTGAGATTCCCACCAGCAAGCCCTCTTCCTTACCCAGACGAGCGGCCATCCGATAGGCGTCCTCGTCCTCGACCCCGATAATCTCATCAATCACCTGCATGTTCAACACGCCGGGAACAAAACTTGCCCCGATCCCCTGAATGCCGTGGGGCCTGGCTCTCCCTCCTTGCAATACGGGCGATCTGGCCGGCTCTACCGCAATGATTTGCACGTGCGGGACCTCACGTTTCAGCACTTCACCCACACCGGTAATCGTCCCGCCGGTCCCGACACCGGCCACAAAGGCATCGATCTGACCGTCGGTCGCCTTCAGGAGCTCTTGAGCCGTTGTCCGGCGATGGACCTCCGGGTTGGTCGGATTGACAAACTGTTGCGGCATGAAGTAGCCCGGATGTTGCGCCACCAGCGATTCCGCCGCGTAGACCGCTCCGCTCATCCCCTCGATCGCCGGGGTGAGGATGACCTCGGCCCCCAGTCGACCGACTAACTTTCGCCGTTCAGCGCTCATATCCTCCGGCATCGTCAGAATCAGACGGTATCCCTTGACGGCCGCCACCATCGCCAGCCCGATCCCGGTATTCCCCGAGGTCGGCTCGACAATCGTGTCGCCCGGCTTCAGGCACCCGCTCCGCTCTGCCTCCTCGATCATCGCCAGCGCGATTCGGTCCTTGACGCTTCCACCCGGATTCAACGACTCTAACTTCGCGAGAATACAAGCCGAACCGCGACGCGGTATCCGCTGCAACTGCACCAGCGGCGTATCGCCGATCAACTCCAGTATGTTTCGAACCAATCGTGGCATCGATGCGTTCAACCTCTCGGCGGTCCAGACCCGTCAGATCTGATAGCTGACCCCCCCTCGCTCCTGTTTCGACCGGATCTTCCCGCAGAGGTCTTCCAGGGTCATATGATCGACGATCCGACTGACGGCGTCGCGCACATCGGCCCAAATGTCTCGCAGAGAGCAGAGGGACTCCTCGATGCAGACCTCCCGTGGGCCGCTCCCAACGCAGAAAATCGGCACGATCGGACCCTCTGTGGCCCGAATGATGGCACCGACGGTGATCTCCCGGGGATGTTTGGCCAAGTAGTACCCCCCGCTCATCCCACGCTTGCTCTCGAGAAATCCCGCCCGTTTGAGGTTCAAAAGGATCTGCTCGAGATACCGGGTCGGAAGGTGCTGTCGCCGGGCGATATCCTCGATCTGGATCGGCCCCTGGTCGTAGTGAAGGGCCAGATCCTGCATCGCCCGCGTTGCGTAATCACCCTTTGTCGAAATCTTCATTTTCAATCATCTGCAGAATATTGAGTAAGTCGATTGACCTAGTCGTGTTTTTATACAAATTCTTACTGGGCGTGTCAAGAATTTTTTTCGGCGTAATAACCAACCGCGTGACATACGACGAACTCCGAGGACCCGTAGCGCCCGTCGTCTGTTCTCGGTATCTCCGCAATCCGCTTGCCCCATACCGGCCTTTTTGTTATCTTGAATTATCAACCTTAGCCACGGAGACGGTAGACGAGCGGGGCATCGGGTTCACGGTGAACAGTCGACAAAAGATACGTCTTGGCGTACTGATTTCCGGTCGAGGGAGCAATCTGCAGGCGATCATCGACGCCAGTGAGACCGGAATGATTGCCGCGCGCGTCGTCATCGTCATCAGCGACGTAGCCGATGCCCGTGCGTTGGAGCTGGCTCGACGGCACGACATTGAGACAAGCTTCATCGATCCGCGCCTGCATGATACGGGGGAGGCGTTCGACGCGACGGTCATTGACCTGCTGCGGAAGTGCGAGGTTGAGTTGGTCTGCCTGGCCGGGTTCATGCGTCTGCTGAGCCCTCATTTCATTCGGGAGTATCGGAACAGGATCATGAATATTCACCCGGCACTCCTCCCGGCGTTCCGAGGGCCGCACGCCCAGCGCCAGGCGCTCCGGTACGGCGCAAAGGTCTCCGGCTGTACGGTGCACTTTGTCGATGAGGGGGTCGATACCGGCCCCATCATTATTCAGGCCGCCGTCCCGGTGCTGGACGATGACACCGAAGAGAGTCTCTCGGCCCGCATTCTCACCTATGAACATCGGATCTACCCGCGAGCTATCCAACTGTTTGCCGAGGGGCGGTTGACAATCGAAGGTCG contains these protein-coding regions:
- the cysM gene encoding cysteine synthase B (catalyzes the formation of cysteine from 3-O-acetyl-L-serine and hydrogen sulfide), coding for MKSDDILDAIGNTPLVELPRMSPKKGIRIFAKLEGTNPTGSLKDRIVKYMLEQAERSGELTKDKTILEPTSGNTGIALAMIGKRKGYKVKVVIPENATPERRQLLEIFGAELIYSDGTKGSNGAIELAQKLVAQDPTLYMPFQYGNPANPMAHYETTGTEILNVLPDVDVFVAGLGTGGTLMGVGRRLKEHNPKTKVIAVEPHPGDLVQGLRSLDEGFIPPILDTSLLDSKIMVDSRCAFAATKDLTNKEGIFAGVSSGAVVHVAIRTAHRMEKGNIVVILCDTGWKYISLGVWHKEFPEFGENMYSHLWW
- a CDS encoding thiamine biosynthesis protein ThiF → MNGWPDMKVSQAHTSAESNRNAAIRVYIPTPYRGLTRNQPRVEGRGDDLVELLEDLERRFPGLHPLVFDQMGELHRHLNVYVNNVAVEELGGKRTALKDGDEVALIPAMAGGAGPFNEEQIRRYSRHIILPEVGGRGQRKLLNSSALLVGAGGLGSPAALYLAAAGVGRLGIIDADVVDLSNLQRQILHHVDDVGRPKVVSAVETIGQINPDVKVEPIQALLSSENAKEVISQYDVVVNGCDNFPTRYLVNDACVLLKKPLVDGSIFKFEGQVTVFLPGQGCYRCLYPAPPPPGLVPSCQEAGVLGVLCGIVGSLQAIEAIKLLLGIGDSLAGRLLFFDSLGMEFRQVKVRRDADCPVCGDRPTITDLIDYHEFCGVPGGGH
- the cysK gene encoding cysteine synthase A encodes the protein MPRLVRNILELIGDTPLVQLQRIPRRGSACILAKLESLNPGGSVKDRIALAMIEEAERSGCLKPGDTIVEPTSGNTGIGLAMVAAVKGYRLILTMPEDMSAERRKLVGRLGAEVILTPAIEGMSGAVYAAESLVAQHPGYFMPQQFVNPTNPEVHRRTTAQELLKATDGQIDAFVAGVGTGGTITGVGEVLKREVPHVQIIAVEPARSPVLQGGRARPHGIQGIGASFVPGVLNMQVIDEIIGVEDEDAYRMAARLGKEEGLLVGISAGANVFAAAIVAERLDAKKAVVTLLPDTGERYLSVSL
- a CDS encoding transcriptional regulator, producing MKISTKGDYATRAMQDLALHYDQGPIQIEDIARRQHLPTRYLEQILLNLKRAGFLESKRGMSGGYYLAKHPREITVGAIIRATEGPIVPIFCVGSGPREVCIEESLCSLRDIWADVRDAVSRIVDHMTLEDLCGKIRSKQERGGVSYQI
- a CDS encoding phosphoribosylglycinamide formyltransferase; this encodes MNSRQKIRLGVLISGRGSNLQAIIDASETGMIAARVVIVISDVADARALELARRHDIETSFIDPRLHDTGEAFDATVIDLLRKCEVELVCLAGFMRLLSPHFIREYRNRIMNIHPALLPAFRGPHAQRQALRYGAKVSGCTVHFVDEGVDTGPIIIQAAVPVLDDDTEESLSARILTYEHRIYPRAIQLFAEGRLTIEGRRVVCDGADTRQPHEQQAWGVINP